A region of the Williamwhitmania sp. genome:
AATGAGGGGCGTAGCTGTTTGAGATTGCTACACGAAGGTTATGGCTAAGTTGATAATGAAGTTCCACATTGTGGCGGCTCCAATGGCAAATAATTTGGCGAAGTAGAAGTTCCAATTAGCCTTGCTCACAAGTAGCCAAAGAACAAAGGTATTAATTCCCAGTCCAACAATGGAAACACCAATAAACTTGCCGTATTCCATTAGCATATGAGGGTTATGGCTGTGGAAGGTGTATACCCGGTTGAGAATGTAGTTGGTGGAGGCGGCGGTGATAAATCCGGTTGCGTTGGCTATATACTGATGAATCTTGAGCTTGTTTCGGAGGAGGAAGGTGATTCCGAAATCGATGAATAGCCCGGAAATGCCAACTAACCCAAATTTTAGGAATTTTGCAACTACATCGGCATTAAGTCCCAATTGTTCCATAGCCTTATTAGTAAAAAAGCCCTTGAAAGGGCTTTGGTGGCGGAGAGAGAGGGATTCGAACCCCCGGTACTCTAACGAGTACAACGGTTTTCGAGACCGCCCCGTTCGACCGCTCCGGCATCTCTCCAGAATAGTAATAATAGTAAGGAAGGCTTGAGCCTTCCTTATGGCGGAGAAAGAGGGATTCGAACCCCCGGTACCCTCACGAGTACAACGGTTTTCAAGACCGCCGCATTCAACCGCTCTGCCATTTCTCCAGGCGTGGGCAAAAGTAGTGTTTTTTTTTGTTCAGCCAAGAGTTGCCTACCAAATATTGCCAAATAATTGATGCCATTTTGTTGACTCAATCAAGTCTTTTCTTATCAGCGTTTTGCAAATACGCAAGAAATTATGACGAAAATCAAAAAAAAAGAGAAAAAAAACCTCAAACATTTGTAAACGCTATGAAAAACGTTATATTTGTCTACGATTGTTTGACCAACGAGAATTACTAACCTAAAATTTAACTGGTTATGAACAAAGCACAACTTATTGATGCTATTGCTGCTGAGGCAAACCTTACAAAGGCTGACGCAAAGAAGGCTTTGGATGCTTTCGTAAAATCTACCACCGACTCCCTTAAGAAGGGTGATCGTGTTGCTTTGGTTGGATTTGGTTCTTTTTCCGTTTCAACCCGCAACTCAAGGACTGGAAGAAACCCTAAAACTGGTGCTCCTATTAAGATCAGCGCTAAGAAGGTGGTTAAATTCAAATCTGGTAGCGAATTAAATGATGTTGTTCAGTAGCATCTGAATGCATTTTACAAGGGAGACGTCGAGTTCTCCCTTTTTTTTTGATATTTTTACTCGAAATTGGCTTTATGGACGCAGCTATTATAAGCTTCCTATCACAGTTTATCTCTGAGGAGCGGCAAGAAATTCTTAAGCAGGTACTAAGTAATAGAACAAAATACCTCACCGTTTGTCTCGAAGATATTTACCATCCGCATAATGCAAGTGCCGTTCTTCGAACCTGTGACTGCCTCGGGCTGCTCGATGTTCATATCGTGGAGAAGGAGAATCGGTTTTGTCCCAGCCCCCAAATTGCCAAGGGAACCTATAAGTGGCTGAACATTCACCACTACAGAGAAGAGCAGGAGCACACCTCGGGTCTTATCCGCCAGCTAAGAAGCCAGAACTACCGGATTGTTGCAACAACCCCTCATCAGCATGATGTTGCACTGGAGAACTTTGATATCAGCAAAGGCAAGGTTGCACTTTTTTTTGGCACTGAACATTCTGGCATTTCCTCAACACTGATGCAGGAAGCAGACGAGTTTTTAAAAATTCCGATCTACGGATTTGCCGAAAGTATGAACATTTCTGTTGCCGCTGCAATTATAATTCATCACCTCATGTTGCAACTCCGCAGCCAAAAAAGTTTCAATTGGAAACTTACCGAGGAGGAGTACAACATCCAACTAGTCAACTGGATGAAGAAGTCGGTTAAAAATGCAGAACCGTTAATTCAACATTTTCTTTCAAAATCGGAATAAAATTCTCCTTAAATCGATTTTTTTTGACGAAAATGCGTAAATTTAGGGGTATGAGATGCAAAACTTTTATGGGATGCTGAACTGTATAATTATTGATGATGATGAGCTTTCGAGCAGAATCATCGAGGAATATGTGAAGAAGACAGAGTTCCTTAACCTCGTAAAGTCGTTTCCATCGGCTATACATGCGATTAGAGGTATTGAGAAAAGTGACGATATCCAGCTTATCTTCCTGGATATTGAGATGCCCGAAATGACCGGAATTGAGTTTCTGAAAACTCTGAAGGTTGCGCCTCAGGTGATTATTGTCTCCTCCAAAGAGAAATATGCGCTTGAAGCTTTCGAGTATGACGTTACCGATTATCTTTTAAAGCCGGTATCTTATGCGCGGTTTTACAAGGCTGCAACAAAGGTGTTCGACCGATTCACTTCGGGAAACAAGCCTACCGTTGAGGATGATGAGATATTCATTAAGAAAAACAGCTCGCTGGTGAGGCTTAAGCTCAGCGAGATACTTTGGGTTGAAGCGCTCGAAAACTACGTAGTAGTCAATACTGGAAAGGAGAAGCACACCATTCACTTTACCATGAAGGCCATTGAGAGTCAGCTTCCTGCCTCCACTTTTAAGCGAGTTCATAGGTCGTTTATTGTTAACGTAAAGAAAATCTCGAGCATTGAGGATAATTCTATCCTTCTTCGCTTTGCAACTGGATCGAAGCTTGTTCCTATTGGGAAATCCTATCGCGAAAAACTTTTAAAGGAGCTTAAGCTAATCAGTAAATAATTTTCTAAATGATTTCGCTGCGATCACTATTTTTGCAGCACGTTGCCCAGACTTCCGATAGCCCGTTGGGTTTGGAAATCAAGCGTGCTGAAGGTGTATATATTTATGACACCCACGATAGGGCATACCTTGACCTTATTTCTGGC
Encoded here:
- a CDS encoding RNA methyltransferase, producing the protein MDAAIISFLSQFISEERQEILKQVLSNRTKYLTVCLEDIYHPHNASAVLRTCDCLGLLDVHIVEKENRFCPSPQIAKGTYKWLNIHHYREEQEHTSGLIRQLRSQNYRIVATTPHQHDVALENFDISKGKVALFFGTEHSGISSTLMQEADEFLKIPIYGFAESMNISVAAAIIIHHLMLQLRSQKSFNWKLTEEEYNIQLVNWMKKSVKNAEPLIQHFLSKSE
- a CDS encoding GtrA family protein, whose product is MEQLGLNADVVAKFLKFGLVGISGLFIDFGITFLLRNKLKIHQYIANATGFITAASTNYILNRVYTFHSHNPHMLMEYGKFIGVSIVGLGINTFVLWLLVSKANWNFYFAKLFAIGAATMWNFIINLAITFV
- a CDS encoding LytTR family DNA-binding domain-containing protein, which encodes MLNCIIIDDDELSSRIIEEYVKKTEFLNLVKSFPSAIHAIRGIEKSDDIQLIFLDIEMPEMTGIEFLKTLKVAPQVIIVSSKEKYALEAFEYDVTDYLLKPVSYARFYKAATKVFDRFTSGNKPTVEDDEIFIKKNSSLVRLKLSEILWVEALENYVVVNTGKEKHTIHFTMKAIESQLPASTFKRVHRSFIVNVKKISSIEDNSILLRFATGSKLVPIGKSYREKLLKELKLISK
- a CDS encoding HU family DNA-binding protein, giving the protein MNKAQLIDAIAAEANLTKADAKKALDAFVKSTTDSLKKGDRVALVGFGSFSVSTRNSRTGRNPKTGAPIKISAKKVVKFKSGSELNDVVQ